One segment of Natranaeroarchaeum aerophilus DNA contains the following:
- a CDS encoding site-specific integrase: protein MVRVDDSNDVTKCWLSPDKLEQLERTAGEDGWTREVAVQLMGRCGLRASEVSYPSDSNLRYSDDGDIWLFEVQGKNTKGGAKKTRDAWMPDDVADDIHKFSRERGLSPSEPWVDASTPSVRRWVKEAAHAIAEQTGEQRWQSVSSHDLRRSWATYHLVERQVDVRTMMSIGGWSDYSAVEPYLAEPTESRIGEAMQV, encoded by the coding sequence ATGGTTCGTGTGGACGATAGCAACGACGTGACGAAGTGCTGGCTTTCCCCGGACAAATTAGAGCAGCTGGAGCGAACAGCTGGGGAAGACGGCTGGACCCGTGAGGTGGCTGTCCAACTAATGGGCCGGTGCGGGCTTCGAGCGTCAGAGGTGAGCTACCCGAGCGACAGTAACCTCCGATACTCCGACGACGGCGACATCTGGCTCTTCGAGGTTCAGGGAAAGAATACGAAAGGTGGAGCAAAGAAAACGCGCGATGCGTGGATGCCCGACGACGTTGCCGATGATATCCACAAATTCAGCCGTGAGCGTGGTCTCAGCCCGTCCGAGCCGTGGGTCGACGCCAGCACCCCGTCCGTCCGTCGTTGGGTGAAAGAAGCCGCTCACGCCATCGCAGAGCAAACAGGGGAGCAACGGTGGCAATCAGTCTCTTCGCACGATCTTCGTCGCTCCTGGGCGACCTATCATCTCGTAGAGCGCCAGGTCGATGTCCGGACTATGATGAGCATCGGCGGTTGGTCTGACTACTCCGCCGTCGAGCCCTACCTTGCAGAGCCAACCGAGTCGCGTATTGGGGAGGCTATGCAGGTATAG
- a CDS encoding antitoxin gives MPGNASWGELLVGAYHQLLNECELVNYNNRSAEPGNQMETDVLAIKNDSENNKQHIYVCEVVTHLGGSLYSGTPDDKEGWWMDYSNTSSYHYSLETLWRKFIDAHQYVDETFPNAEYSFQFWAPVVTGSQNHGYLIQGLEKLEDEFEDETGEQLELITNAKYSDRIEDLRDKAKDDTSNYGSPAFRFLQILENLE, from the coding sequence ATGCCCGGAAATGCTAGCTGGGGAGAATTACTTGTTGGCGCATATCACCAGCTCCTCAACGAATGTGAGCTTGTAAATTATAACAATCGCTCGGCAGAACCAGGAAACCAGATGGAGACTGATGTTCTCGCAATAAAAAACGATAGTGAAAACAATAAACAGCACATCTACGTCTGCGAGGTTGTAACCCATCTAGGCGGCAGTCTGTACTCTGGCACGCCAGATGATAAGGAAGGTTGGTGGATGGACTATTCAAACACCAGTTCCTACCACTACTCCTTAGAGACGCTATGGCGAAAATTCATAGATGCCCATCAGTACGTTGACGAGACCTTTCCCAACGCTGAGTATTCGTTCCAGTTCTGGGCACCAGTGGTGACAGGCAGTCAAAATCACGGATATCTCATCCAAGGACTTGAGAAGCTTGAAGATGAATTTGAGGATGAAACTGGTGAACAGCTGGAACTCATTACCAACGCCAAATACTCCGATCGGATCGAGGATTTACGAGACAAAGCAAAGGATGACACCAGTAATTATGGCTCCCCCGCATTCCGGTTCCTCCAAATCCTGGAAAATCTAGAGTGA
- a CDS encoding nucleotidyltransferase domain-containing protein, protein MQDILDILIDQPYTAYSISELATLTEANQGTISKAVGLLGELDAVQIAQDGRAQQVQINRERLTKPEPVLAIPQTEFHQPIRAFLHRLKEEVEELVGVLLFGSVARGDADRTSDIDLLVVVDGDKTEARRTVQSIVADLEDRKFEGNRYTFQPLVESTDSARRIGGQLRAQFDDGITLVESDQLTELRAEVYADGE, encoded by the coding sequence ATGCAGGACATTCTCGATATCCTGATCGACCAACCGTATACTGCGTACTCGATAAGTGAACTCGCAACCCTCACGGAAGCCAATCAGGGCACGATCTCCAAGGCAGTCGGACTGCTTGGCGAACTCGACGCCGTGCAGATTGCACAGGACGGTCGAGCTCAACAGGTGCAGATCAATCGCGAGCGGCTCACGAAGCCAGAGCCAGTACTCGCCATTCCCCAGACGGAGTTCCACCAACCAATTCGGGCGTTCCTGCACCGACTCAAGGAAGAGGTGGAGGAGTTGGTCGGGGTCCTCCTCTTCGGTAGTGTCGCCCGGGGTGATGCCGACAGGACCAGCGACATCGATCTCCTGGTGGTCGTCGACGGCGACAAGACGGAGGCCAGGCGCACGGTCCAGTCGATCGTCGCCGACCTAGAGGACCGGAAGTTCGAGGGGAACAGGTACACGTTCCAGCCGCTCGTCGAATCGACAGACAGCGCCCGGCGAATAGGTGGGCAGCTACGGGCGCAGTTCGACGACGGGATCACGTTGGTCGAGTCCGACCAACTCACCGAGCTCCGGGCGGAGGTGTACGCCGATGGTGAATGA
- a CDS encoding Eco57I restriction-modification methylase domain-containing protein, producing the protein MQTALNYRTNRDLFSNHYLDKHLPETEEWDEVSDDELQEAYDDIMDLWEREKDTAPKRNESQLEEKFIRPMFRKLGIPFEVEESTSRTQRRPDYGFFESDDAARDAFERREEGGDFYKNSVAVADAKRWGRPLDTRGSGEHERDFENPSYQIHVYLQETPARWAVLTDGKRWRLYYGPTSHRLDSYYEIDLPTVLEKGDLEDFKYFYLFFRHGAFLEDAGGDSFLDDVYDESNVFAQELGEDLQDNIYEAIKVLAEGFLQYPDNDLDEETLVEQDVLPDSYAEFEEARLDLIHDSSLIYLYRLIFVLYAEAEGRELLDTNNEIYEQRYSLNSLKQEVAEELDSADPTYRAWQDDLQSSLDGLFTLIDQGSKSRGIPEKDLYIPAYNGGLFRTDPDEDDSREAQFLADYQVGDAYLARVIELLTRSQNANAEGKIFVDYSSLDVRHLGSIYEGLLEYQLNVANDPLALDDGEYVEAEEGDEIVVHKDDVYLTTGSGERKATGSYYTPEYVVEYIVDETLGPVVDEIREDLVGYDSYSEGGFATEFADRIFELKILDPAMGSGHFLTSVVDYLAREIIDAQEKQAAQEGIETVDEHRDINWARRQVAQRCIYGVDLNPLAVELAKVSLWLRTLAAEQPLAFLDHHLKTGNSLVGSDIETVLDNGDSDTGTEKGQLTLQESFDRTRRQALEHVTDRFENLLAIDNETLDDIKEMEAVYEDVRDDPLYLHLIAMANVHTAEQFGLDIPADAYERMAEALRGDSWNEVEGLDWYRSAQTMAEDQRFFHWELEFPIAFYEQDGERKENSGFDAVIGNPPYGAEFSDSQETYLRDRYPNQDYQLDTYLLFIEQGLNLNRSRGRFGMIVPNTWLSNLQLQSIRKLLFTEKTIRKIRYYQKPVFENVTVDTLVLIAQNKTFNKDSKIKIELVDDKSEEYQIPQERWSDRGGEAVNIFERPEIIGLSDKIRNQPRLDKFCKVTQGTKPFQVGKGSPEQTQEIVNKKPYVSDEQKTEQFRPLLSGKHVNRYVINWDSNYWIKFGDWLAEPRYSANYDVSSKILIRQTADSLIATLDTDQFIVRDNLYTITCDCDFDHKYLLGLLNSKLLNWYYQQVVNPEKGEALAQVKRGHVSQLPICPRSSIDSEINISTFSSDSLFEENNIDLYQGICNGVQQLLEIKDQRQSLNLSLLDYLGNYKKGPSLPDAGLFQPTDSTILDATTTDYEKLRVGDVMTERSGNRVSIHATARYKPIDEDEYETDRWGYTETEQYEAFTLTNLTDEEATLIEAFVPVAVEKSDGFAGFRDNATKNISLTDRLKTITLPDPNDVTDDLRRYTEVKEQAEDLDEKIEKINYFLNEIVYQIYDLTDDEIEIIESAFQDD; encoded by the coding sequence ATGCAAACAGCACTCAACTATCGTACGAACCGCGATCTGTTTTCCAATCACTACCTCGACAAGCATCTCCCCGAGACCGAAGAGTGGGACGAGGTCAGCGACGACGAGCTCCAGGAGGCGTACGACGACATCATGGACCTCTGGGAGCGGGAGAAGGATACAGCACCGAAGCGAAACGAGTCCCAGCTCGAAGAGAAGTTCATCCGGCCGATGTTCCGGAAGCTGGGGATTCCCTTCGAGGTCGAAGAAAGCACAAGTCGGACCCAGCGCCGACCCGACTACGGCTTTTTCGAGTCCGACGACGCAGCCCGTGACGCGTTCGAGCGCCGGGAGGAAGGCGGCGACTTCTACAAGAACTCGGTCGCCGTCGCCGACGCCAAGCGGTGGGGCCGCCCGCTCGACACCCGCGGGAGCGGTGAGCACGAGCGCGACTTCGAGAACCCGAGCTACCAGATTCACGTCTACCTGCAGGAGACGCCCGCCCGGTGGGCCGTCCTGACCGACGGGAAGAGGTGGCGGCTCTACTACGGTCCGACGAGCCACCGGCTGGACTCCTACTACGAGATCGACTTGCCGACTGTGCTGGAGAAGGGCGATCTGGAGGACTTCAAGTACTTCTACCTCTTCTTCCGCCACGGCGCGTTTCTCGAAGACGCTGGCGGCGATAGCTTCCTCGACGACGTTTACGATGAGTCCAACGTCTTCGCCCAGGAGCTGGGGGAGGACCTCCAAGACAATATCTACGAGGCGATAAAAGTCCTTGCTGAGGGGTTTCTGCAGTATCCTGACAACGACCTCGACGAGGAGACCCTGGTCGAGCAGGACGTCCTCCCCGACAGCTACGCGGAGTTCGAGGAGGCCCGGCTCGATCTCATCCACGACTCCTCGCTCATCTACCTGTACCGGCTCATCTTCGTCCTGTACGCCGAGGCAGAGGGTCGTGAGCTACTCGACACCAATAACGAAATATACGAGCAGAGATACAGCCTGAACTCGCTCAAGCAGGAAGTCGCCGAAGAACTCGACAGCGCGGATCCCACGTATCGCGCCTGGCAGGACGACCTCCAGTCCAGCCTTGACGGGCTGTTTACCCTCATCGACCAAGGGAGCAAGTCCCGAGGTATTCCGGAGAAGGACCTCTACATTCCGGCTTACAACGGTGGGCTGTTCCGCACCGACCCCGACGAGGACGACAGCCGGGAGGCACAGTTCCTTGCCGACTATCAAGTCGGCGACGCCTATCTCGCGCGAGTCATTGAGCTGTTGACCCGGAGCCAGAATGCGAACGCTGAGGGGAAAATCTTCGTCGACTACTCCTCGCTAGATGTCCGTCACCTAGGCAGCATCTACGAGGGACTGCTTGAGTACCAGCTCAACGTCGCAAACGATCCGCTGGCGCTCGACGACGGCGAGTACGTGGAAGCCGAAGAGGGGGATGAGATTGTCGTCCACAAGGATGATGTGTACCTCACCACCGGGAGCGGGGAGCGAAAGGCAACCGGTTCGTACTACACTCCCGAGTATGTAGTCGAGTATATCGTCGATGAGACACTCGGGCCGGTCGTCGATGAGATCCGCGAGGATCTCGTTGGCTATGATTCATACAGTGAGGGCGGTTTTGCAACGGAATTCGCAGACCGCATCTTCGAGCTGAAAATTCTCGACCCGGCGATGGGCAGCGGTCACTTTCTCACAAGTGTGGTCGACTACCTTGCTCGCGAAATCATCGACGCTCAAGAGAAGCAGGCCGCGCAGGAGGGCATCGAGACAGTCGATGAGCACCGGGACATCAACTGGGCCCGCCGGCAGGTCGCCCAGCGGTGCATCTACGGCGTGGACCTGAATCCGCTGGCGGTCGAACTGGCGAAGGTGTCGCTGTGGCTTCGGACGCTCGCGGCCGAGCAACCGCTGGCCTTCCTCGATCACCATCTGAAGACGGGGAACTCGCTGGTAGGAAGTGATATTGAGACGGTACTGGACAACGGTGACTCCGACACCGGAACTGAGAAGGGTCAGTTGACGCTGCAAGAGTCGTTCGACCGAACCCGTCGGCAGGCACTCGAACATGTCACCGATCGGTTCGAGAACCTGCTCGCAATCGACAATGAGACACTGGACGATATCAAAGAGATGGAAGCAGTCTACGAGGATGTACGCGACGACCCACTATATCTGCATCTCATAGCCATGGCAAACGTCCACACCGCCGAACAGTTCGGCCTTGATATTCCAGCCGACGCCTACGAGCGCATGGCTGAGGCCCTACGGGGCGATTCGTGGAATGAAGTCGAAGGTCTAGACTGGTACCGCTCTGCGCAGACAATGGCAGAGGATCAGCGATTCTTCCACTGGGAACTAGAGTTCCCAATTGCCTTTTATGAACAAGACGGCGAACGGAAAGAAAATAGTGGATTCGATGCAGTGATTGGTAATCCACCATATGGGGCTGAATTTTCGGATTCGCAGGAAACATATCTTCGAGATCGGTATCCTAATCAGGACTATCAATTAGATACCTACTTATTGTTTATAGAACAAGGATTAAATCTTAATCGTAGTAGGGGCAGATTCGGAATGATTGTGCCAAATACATGGCTTTCGAATCTGCAACTACAGAGCATTAGAAAACTACTTTTTACAGAGAAGACAATCCGAAAGATCCGATACTATCAGAAGCCTGTCTTTGAGAATGTTACAGTTGATACACTTGTACTAATCGCTCAAAACAAGACATTCAACAAAGATTCCAAAATAAAAATTGAGTTAGTTGATGACAAGTCAGAAGAGTATCAAATTCCACAGGAACGTTGGTCTGATCGTGGTGGAGAGGCGGTCAATATTTTTGAACGACCAGAAATTATTGGCTTAAGCGATAAAATTCGCAACCAGCCACGATTAGATAAGTTTTGTAAGGTGACCCAAGGTACAAAACCGTTCCAAGTTGGAAAAGGAAGTCCAGAGCAGACGCAAGAAATTGTCAATAAAAAGCCATACGTATCAGATGAGCAAAAAACTGAACAGTTTCGGCCACTTCTAAGTGGAAAACATGTAAATCGTTACGTAATCAATTGGGATAGTAATTATTGGATTAAATTTGGGGATTGGTTAGCAGAGCCCCGCTATTCAGCTAATTATGATGTTTCTTCAAAAATCCTAATCCGACAGACTGCTGATTCACTTATTGCCACTCTTGATACAGATCAATTTATTGTCCGAGATAACCTCTATACTATAACGTGTGATTGTGATTTTGATCACAAATATCTCTTAGGGCTTCTAAATTCAAAATTACTTAATTGGTATTATCAGCAGGTTGTTAATCCAGAGAAAGGTGAAGCATTAGCTCAAGTTAAACGTGGACATGTTTCTCAGCTGCCGATCTGTCCAAGAAGTTCTATAGATTCTGAAATCAATATCAGCACCTTTAGTTCAGATAGTTTGTTTGAGGAAAATAATATAGATCTATATCAAGGTATCTGTAATGGTGTTCAACAGTTGCTTGAAATCAAGGATCAGAGACAATCTCTCAATCTTTCTTTACTTGACTATCTCGGTAATTACAAAAAGGGCCCCTCTCTTCCAGATGCTGGTCTCTTTCAGCCGACCGATTCAACTATACTTGATGCTACTACTACGGACTACGAGAAACTGCGTGTTGGAGATGTTATGACTGAACGCAGCGGTAACCGTGTCAGTATTCACGCGACAGCGCGTTACAAACCAATCGATGAAGATGAATACGAAACCGATCGCTGGGGGTACACTGAGACAGAGCAATACGAGGCATTCACCCTCACTAACCTCACTGACGAGGAGGCTACTCTGATTGAGGCTTTCGTTCCGGTTGCTGTTGAAAAGAGCGACGGCTTCGCAGGCTTCCGAGATAATGCGACGAAGAACATCTCTTTAACAGACCGGTTGAA